The following nucleotide sequence is from Nitrospirota bacterium.
CGGCTCGTGTAGAGGCGATGGGACGCCTGGCAGGAGTCCGCCCTAGGATCACGCCGGCATCTCTCAGGCACTTCTGCGCGGTGAGGATTCTGAAGGCGGGGAGAACTATCGACGAAGTCCACGCCTATCTCGGGCTCGCCTCACCTAAGGACAGCCCGATCATGCGGGACATCTACGTCACCCTCGCGAAGCTTCCTCTGTGATGGAGAGATGGCCGATGCGCGGATTGCAACAGTTGCCAAACTAGGTTAGAAGTGCGGGGTTCTGCAATCTGCCTCCACCCCTGGTTATAACCAATGGGGAGAGGCTGGAGCGAGAGCAATAGAATGAAGGAGGATGATTCGTGGCAAAATCAAAGAGAAAGAAAGCCAGGGGCAAGGTCATCCTGGCAGGTGAGTACGCGCGCAAGTCACTAACCGCGCTCAGACCGTCGTCGATCAACGATCTTGTCAAGAAAGTGAAGGCAGTCACCGGGCGCAGACTCGCGTTTGCAACGGCGAAGGCCCTGTATCAGGAGTTCCGCGCCAAAGTGGGTGCTCCCGCTCCGACGGCGGACAGGCCCGCACCACGTGCGCGTCGTGCCCCGGCCCGCCGGCCATCGGCTGGACAGAACGGCGAGCAGTACCTGGTGGTAACCCGGGATCGGGGCTTTAGGCTTGAAGTCCTGCGCTACATGGACAAGGGGCAGGCGGAGAGAAAGGCAACCGAGATGATCGGAGCGGGGCGAAAAACGCGCGTCCTGGTCGCGAACACGCGAGCATCGCATCGCGCTGAGAGAGGAGGTTCACATGGTAGATAGGAAACCGTTCGGAGGCATGACGATTGACTTCGGAGGCCGGAAAGTTATATCGAGATCGTCATAACCTTCCTTATGTGCAGGCCCAGCGAGATGACGAAGAAACTCTGGGCGTTCGTCAAAGCCAAGAAGCTTGTGAAGCGGTAGTTCATTCGATTCCCCAGACCGCAATTCGGACGCCCCCTGTCACATGCCACGGGGCGCCCGGAGTTCCGTCCTACGGAAAGTGCTCGTGAGCGGGGTCTGGCGCCGCTCTGTTGCCCACTTGGCGGGGCCAGTCAGGAGATGGATGCGTCCCGGAGCCTCCGGTCGGAACGGAGATGGGATCGTTAGGCAACCATTCACGGCGCAGGCAAACAAGAGCACGCAAGGTGAGGTCGTGTCAGAAGTGCCCCCAGTTTCCCCGCCAGAGTTTGAGTATGTGAACATATTTCATTATGTATCTTATGCATTGATTGACATACTGTAGTATGTTATGCTTGTGGCATGAGAAAACATTCCCGGCCGTTCAATCTTGCGGTGGACGAGCAATTTCCAAGCCTGGAAACTCACCCGCTCGTTCGCCGTGCCCGGAGGGCACCGGTCGGCCGACAAATCCGGTGGATCCGTCTGAGGATCGGGATGACCCAGAAACAACTGGCCCGAAGGGCGGGGATCTCGCAGCAACACGTAGCTCTCTTGGAGAAGGACGGCTCACAAGCGGAGCTCAGGACGCTGACCAAGGTGACCGAAGCGCTGGAGTGTACCCTCGCCGTTCTCGTCTCCCCGCGCGACAAGTTGAGTCGCATGATCCGCAAGCAAGCGGAGAAGGTTGCCGGAAAGAGACTCTCGAAGGTGATGGGGAATATGGCGCTTGAGGGCCAGGAGCCTTCATCGGCGATGTCGAAGCGGCTTCTTGAAGACGAGATCAAGAACCTCTCGATCAAACCATCTTCGGAGCTCTGGGAGGAATGAAGCCGACCTTGAGACAGCCGGAGGGCGCCACGCCGCTGACGGATGTCTCCGGACTGTTATTGGAAAACGTTGCGACCCTCGACGCGCTCAACGTTGTGGAATCGGCGAATATCCTTGACGCAACCCGGGAGCATCTTCGACGGCGGCATGGCTCCAAGAGGAGATGGATCACCGTGGCGTATCTGTTGCGCGTACACCGCGACATGTACGGGGAGGTTTGGCGCTGGGCGGGCGAAATTCGCCGGACGGAAAAGAACATAGGCATCGAAGCGTACCGGATCCGAGAGGAGTTGGAGAAACTGTGCGGCGACGTGAACTTCTGGGATACGCAGGAAACGTCGATGCCGGTCCTCGAAAGAGGCGTGCGCATTCACCATAGACTGGCCTGGATACACGCGTTCGAAAACGGCAACGGACGCCACGCCCGACTCATGGCGGATATCTATCTCCATGCACATCGCCAGCCGCTCCCCGAATGGCCATCGAGCAACCTCGTAAAAGTCGGCAACGCCCGCAGATCGTATCTGGAAGCCATGAGGGCGGCTGACGGCGGAAATGTGGAGCCGCTCCTCCAACTCACTGCACGCTTCATCAAGAGCGCCTGATCCGACGCGCCTGCGTACCCCTGTTCAACCGGTGCGTCGAAAGCCGGTACCGCCTGCCGGAGGAATTCTGATCCGAAGGCGCTTCGTTCAGCCTCATTTCCCCGACAGAACCGTCACTTGAACTTCCGGTCCCGGCCGGACTTGAACCGGCTTTCTCCGCCTTGACAGGGCGGCGTCTCGACGGCTTCGACTTCGGGACCATCGCTCCTGCCCGGATTTGAACCGAGGTCCCATGGCTGAGAACCACGTGTCCTGATCAACCTGGGCGGGCCGCTTCCGTGGCGTTGCAGGTGGTGGGACCATCGAGCCTCTGGTAGCGGGTCCAGGATTTGCACCTGGGATCTCGTGGTTATGAGCCACACGAGATACTACTTCTCCAACCCGCGATCAGAAACTCGACGATTGAATGGTGTGTGGTAGGTTATCGCTCGCGCATTCGCGGGCGATCTTCGTAGAAGGACTCCGCGCCCATCCGGACACGGCTGCGGGAGTTGCACCCGCCTGATGTGGGTTGCAGCCACACGCCTACCTGCTCGGCCAAGCCGTGATCAGATGGACGCAGACTACAGTTCGATAGATGCTTCATCACGTTGCCTCCGCTGGGGAGGTGAGTCTCGATCTCACAACTTCCTGATTAACAGTCAGGCCCGTTGCCAATTGCGGTACTCCCCAGCGCAGACCACGCACCAGAAAGTTCCTATTGCTCGGACCCAGTTTCTTCATGCTGTTCATGGTACTCCTCTCCTCCCGATTGTCAAACTGCGGGGGTCGGGAGACTCGAACTCCCACGAGCCGTTTTGGAGACGGCGCGGCTATCCTGTTACCACAGACCCCCTAGCTCGGCGCGGGTGGACTCGGACCACCATCAGTCGGTTATAAGCCAACCGCTCTAACCCTTGAGCTACACGCCGTAACCTTCGGAAGCTGAGGGAATTGAACCCCCGTCCCATCACAGGCGGGATTCCCCTTAGCAGGGGGATGCGACAAACCGACAGTCGCCTACCTTCCCAAACTGAGCCGAGGGACGGTTTCGATCCGTCATCTCCGCATTACGGGTGCGGTGCTCTGCCGACTGAGCTACCCCGGCATTGAGCCGCCGGTCGGGGTCGATCCGACACCTTTCCGCTTACAGGGCGGATGCACTCCCTTGTTGTGCTACGGCGGCGTAAACGTGTGGGAGGCGGGGGTCGATCCCGCGTATCCGGCTTGGAAGGCCGGTGCCTGATCCGTTCGGCCACTCCCACATAACCTTGCGCGGGGCCGGCCTCGATCCGGCATGGACCTGTGCGTAGGACAGGCGGCTCTCCATTCACCTACCCACGCTCAAACTTGTGGGAGACAGGATTCGCACCTGCGTGATCCGACCTGGCAAGCCGGCGCCTGACTTCTAGGCTACTCCCACTCAAGCCCCCACGGAGCGTCGATCTCCGGTCGCCACGTTACCGATGCGGTGCTCTGCCGACTGAGCTACAGGGGCGCAAATTGGCGGAAGGGGAGGGATTCGGACCCTCAACGCCCTTTCGAGCGCACCCGCTTTCGAGGCGGGCCGACTACCCGTTATCGCACCCTTCCAAACTTGGCGGTGAGAGCAGGAATCGAACCCGCGACGGATTTCCCGTTCTCCGCTTCCAACGGAGCGCCTTCAACCGCTCGGCCATCTCACCACAATTCGGTGGAGGCGGGATTCGGACCCGCGTCCGCCGGTCGGCGGAATCCGTTTTCAGGACGGACGGTTTCAACCACTCACCCACTCCACCAAAACTTGGCCCCGCCAGGACTTGCACCTGGACGGCCTTCTCGGCCGGCGGGTCTTAAGCCCGCTGCGTCTCCGTTCCGCCACGGGGCCGGTTTCTCTCTTTCGTTGTCAAAGAACCGTCAAACTTACCCGGAGAGGGATTTGCACCCCCACGCCCGTTACGGCACCTGGGCCTGAGCCAGGCGCGTCTGCTGTTCCGCCATCCGGGTGTCAAACGTCTCGGAGTCGCGACTCGAATCCGGACGCCAAAAACTTCATCCCGTAGCACGGGGTTCATTGCCTCTCCTCCAAAATGCAGGGACAGACCAAATGAAAACATTCCACGGTCACGGTTGGCTCCTCGAGTGTTTTGTTCGGGGGCTCGCCGCGACCTATAAGGTCTGCGTGCCGAGCGATCCGACTGTGAGCAGTATCGTGGCCGCGATGGACCACAACACTGATAGGACAAACGAGAAGGAGCCTGGCCACTCCAGGAATCGAACCTGGCTCTGTCCCTTTTCAGGGGACCGCATCGACCACGGTTGCTCAGTGGCCAGGTTCGTAAAGAACGGGTCTTTCTTCTTCTCGTTCATGTTCGTACCCTCATTGTGCCAGATTGAACTCCCAAGTCAATGCCGGGGTGGGAATCGAACCCACGACCACGACGTTTAAGGCGTCGGCTCCGATGCCAACACAGAGTGCCCGGCAACTAACTTGATCCCAGGGAAGGAGTCGAACCTTCAACCAACGGTTTCAGAGACCGTGCTCCGATGCCGGTACAGAGTGCCTGGGAATATGCCCCCGGCAGGATTCGAACCCGTATCTCTCAGTTACGGTGTTCCGGGTAGAAACCGGAGCCGGTACGGGGGCCTGAACTAGCCCTCGGCGGGAGTTGCACCCGCACCCATCCGCTTAGGAGGCGGACCCCTGTCTGTTCGGGATCGAGGGCGGTACCTGGTTTTAGGAGTGAAGTGTCGGCGTAGAGGGACTACGCCTGTCTTT
It contains:
- a CDS encoding helix-turn-helix domain-containing protein, whose product is MRKHSRPFNLAVDEQFPSLETHPLVRRARRAPVGRQIRWIRLRIGMTQKQLARRAGISQQHVALLEKDGSQAELRTLTKVTEALECTLAVLVSPRDKLSRMIRKQAEKVAGKRLSKVMGNMALEGQEPSSAMSKRLLEDEIKNLSIKPSSELWEE
- a CDS encoding mobile mystery protein B, with protein sequence MRQPEGATPLTDVSGLLLENVATLDALNVVESANILDATREHLRRRHGSKRRWITVAYLLRVHRDMYGEVWRWAGEIRRTEKNIGIEAYRIREELEKLCGDVNFWDTQETSMPVLERGVRIHHRLAWIHAFENGNGRHARLMADIYLHAHRQPLPEWPSSNLVKVGNARRSYLEAMRAADGGNVEPLLQLTARFIKSA